A single genomic interval of Lewinellaceae bacterium harbors:
- a CDS encoding pectin esterase, which yields MAKLIKTLLAFPLFLLLCLPFAHAQYATEMTVALDGSGDFTSIQAAIDATKAFPDKPITIFIKNGVYREKVKVYAWNTHLTLKGEEKEKTIIAYDDHFDKINRGRNSTFHTPTLLVQGNDFKAENLTVENTAGPVGQAVALAVEADRCAFINCGIKGHQDTLYAAGEGGRQYFRDCYIEGTTDFIFGAATAFFEACTIHSKADSYITAASTPEGIDDGFVFRHCTLTADEGVKKVYLGRPWRSYAKTVFLECEMGSHIVPEGWQKWNAPEDGHTTFYAEYRSQGPGAAPGKRVSWSHQLSRKEARQYTLQKVLRGWSPE from the coding sequence ATGGCTAAACTTATAAAAACGCTTCTGGCATTTCCCCTTTTTCTACTCCTGTGCCTCCCCTTCGCCCACGCCCAATACGCCACCGAAATGACGGTTGCCCTGGACGGGAGCGGAGATTTCACGAGCATACAAGCTGCCATCGACGCCACCAAGGCGTTTCCCGACAAGCCAATCACCATCTTCATCAAAAACGGCGTGTACCGGGAAAAGGTAAAGGTATACGCCTGGAATACCCACCTTACTTTAAAGGGGGAAGAAAAGGAAAAAACCATCATTGCCTACGACGACCACTTCGACAAGATCAACCGGGGGCGCAACAGCACTTTCCACACCCCCACGTTGCTGGTGCAGGGCAATGACTTTAAAGCTGAGAACCTCACAGTCGAGAACACGGCCGGCCCGGTAGGACAGGCCGTCGCCCTGGCCGTGGAAGCGGATCGCTGTGCCTTTATCAATTGCGGCATCAAAGGGCACCAGGACACCTTGTATGCAGCCGGCGAAGGCGGCCGGCAGTACTTCCGGGATTGCTACATTGAGGGTACTACCGATTTTATTTTCGGCGCTGCCACCGCCTTTTTTGAAGCATGCACGATTCATTCCAAGGCCGATTCTTACATCACCGCCGCCTCTACGCCGGAAGGCATTGATGATGGTTTTGTGTTCCGGCATTGCACCCTCACTGCCGATGAAGGGGTGAAAAAGGTTTACCTCGGCCGCCCCTGGCGGTCCTATGCCAAAACGGTGTTCCTGGAATGCGAAATGGGCAGCCACATCGTACCTGAAGGCTGGCAGAAGTGGAACGCCCCGGAGGATGGGCACACCACCTTTTACGCTGAATACCGGTCGCAAGGGCCGGGCGCAGCGCCGGGGAAGCGGGTGAGTTGGTCGCACCAGCTCAGCCGGAAAGAAGCCAGGCAATATACCCTTCAGAAGGTTTTGAGGGGTTGGAGCCCTGAGTAG